One Rhizoctonia solani chromosome 3, complete sequence genomic region harbors:
- a CDS encoding translation initiation factor eIF3 subunit domain-containing protein: MGADNWDDSESDTPAAAPARPAAPAARPKPSKWADEDEDDKPASDWDASSDEDQSKPEPTATTAAAPTKKRKSVKAKIAEKEAAAAANTRRGAAGELDPSEWATVGEGAGMSIAEQRARELESDLKNTTDLLGAAALGDAPSELAELVTFNPRNKEDFQKLSNMIIEHVIQRHQSKPLYAAFVDLHVRALAESLRDVDIRKAASTLSTLANEKQKEQRDKASGKKKPKATMKPVLGAAKVNSKLDTSAYEEALDDFGNDDFM, translated from the exons ATGGGCGCAGATAATTGGG ACGATTCCGAAAGCGACACTCCTGCAGCAGCCCCCGCGCGACCTGCGGCACCTGCAGCTCGTCCCAAGCCATCTAAATGGGCggacgaagatgaagatgataAACCTGCC TCCGATTGGGATGCCTCCTCGGATGAGGATCAATCCAAACCCGAACCTACAGCCACTACCGCTGCAGCACCgacaaagaaaagaaagtCGGTCAAAGCTAAGATTGCTGAGAAAGAAGCAGCCGCGGCTGCAAACACACGTCGAGGTGCAGCAGGAGAGCTTGATCCTTCGGAATGGGCGACAGTGGGTGAAGGTGCTGGTATGAGCATCGCAGAGCAAAGGGCTCGGGAGCTCGAGAGCGACTTGAAAAACACTACGGACCTTCTGGGTGCCGCAGCTCTAGGAG ATGCTCCTTCTGAACTTGCCGAATTGGTCACATTCAACCCACGAAACAAGGAGGATTTCCAGAAACTCTCCAATATGATCATAGAGCATGTCATCCAGAGACACCAGTCTAAACCTTTATACGCTGCTTTTGTCGATTTGCAC GTCCGAGCGCTTGCTGAGTCTCTGCGTGATGTTGATATTCGCAAGGCCGCATCGACTCTATCAACTCTGGCTAATGAGAAACAAAAGGAGCAGCGTGATAAAGCAAGCGGCAAGAAAAAGCCAAAGGCAACGATGAAGCCGGTCCTTGGTGCTGCTAAGGTCAATAGCAA GCTCGACACAAGTGCATACGAGGAGGCGCTGGACGACTTTGGCAATGACGATTTTATGTAA
- a CDS encoding Hydroxyacyl-thioester dehydratase type 2, mitochondrial yields the protein MSKTHVQEDTIDPRKLQLLDLTLPTFEGNNSKLQSKLVEPGTLVVPGTELVFFPPLVPTDSLFADGTDPSYAAPSPFSVGLGEKLRCETTVEDVQLKGWEKARETGLVDKDTMVFVKQRREISNQHGFAVVERRTHVYRPELAGLPTAEATGKKKLRYHSDQPTPDEQFTFTPSAHMLFRFSALTFNAHRIHLDPVYASQQEGHQDRLMPSENHVAAFKYRATHPLVVDRPLTLNLAWTSERRAAEVWATDPDGILGMRGSIVFT from the exons ATGTCCAAGACGCATGTCCAGGAGGACACAATCGACCCGCGCAAACTCCAACTACTCGATCTTACTTTACCCACATTCGAGGGAAACAACAGCAAACTGCAATCCAAACTAGTCGAGCCGGGCACACTAGTCGTACCCGGGACCGAACTCGTATTCTTCCCACCTCTAGTGCCCACAGACTCGCTCTTTGCAGACGGAACAGACCCATCGTACGCTGCGCCCTCGCCCTTTTCCGTCGGAT TGGGCGAGAAACTGCGGTGCGAAACCACGGTGGAGGATGTCCAGCTCAAGGGCTGGGAAAAGGCCAGAGAGACAGGACTCGTCGACAAGGACACGATGGTATTCGTCAAACAACGACGCGAGATTTCAAATCAACACGGATTCGCCGTCGTCGAGCGCCGTACGCACGTCTATCGCCCCGAGCTCGCCGGGCTGCCCACTGCAGAGGCCACGGGAAAGAAGAAACTGAGGTACCATTCGG ATCAACCGACCCCGGATGAACAGTTTACGTTCACGCCTTCCGCACATATGCTCTTCAGGTTCTCGGCTCTTACCTTTAACGCCCATCGTATCCACCTCGACCCCGTCTATGCGTCCCAGCAAGAAGGACACCAAG ATCGTCTG ATGCCCTCGGAGAACCACGTCGCAGCCTTCAAGTACCGAGCCACACACCCGCTCGTCGTCGATCGCCCCTTGACCCTCAATCTAGCCTGGACGAGCGAACGCAGAGCTGCCGAGGTCTGGGCCACTGACCCGGACGGCATCCTAGGCATGCGCGGCTCGATCGTTTTCACCTGA
- a CDS encoding DNA (cytosine-5-)-methyltransferase — MDPNNWENSIDWDEYLPEAQIIQSMDDIDLQVEHTDDNRRIFRLENFIVYDTKTKQLATFDISNVEQMSIIGKAIPIFPDINDDDGGRSEYGEGASDDSDTARRRARPDEEPPYEIDLQLSTIQKADYTYLDVSAACCDGIYVLTNYAWYLLQRPSKIYASLYDQPFREFRLVLTILRRAYEDPEERLSEFLPKFRRHATRIDRKYTKATNWGYRELHQMDLQQCSTSIAHNIQDFIQNLSNELESTDDAVQRDLIRVVHDRLTHSRIVDKVLAGNLATIRRRDGDLEPFMDPSPPLSSPPRSAIAATATGKEVIEIEDSSDEEMDDLGARTARKAKVGRQTCTTPIVERAARKVFSHPLNLIGEQLPEVTWRESRARGMEVTGNTKLTRGQCVLVPAGIDKQEPHEDWAFNQNKTKSINDVANKFAQIIDATSDNLHVRWFDHSSKTSLLAALERPLELFLSQRCDDIRRVHVKCIIDVRWLGPDQGVPDYEEGYYVRFIRTLDSSFTWAKPDDIQLDPSTQCGTCDLAKDRQTRFDSSSGTLTLQGLDIHRGDFIVTQPIPTSPWFPNSSIPLDNRRAYPGQIFQVIRAIRSDGHGRDCIVGLVLQPFERVSELRRHGFLDEDHDACPGRPANDERRLCLMDSWTSILEWETLKEYPMRKCYLRHPDSFASHQDMNSWISQSPLHFLVDLRAMATEEGATPDHRFPQDPLLHSTQHLQLQEFQSLAKPCRKCPEELGNSRVTRMRMLDMFSGAGGLSQGLVLSGVCEPKYAIDHDAAALETYKQNFPGVSAIHQDVNVALSDTLVAAVAGHDRAPTPSDSDSEDSTLPGRYDVDFICAGPPCQSFSGANRFRKDTDPRTTMIIAVMAAVDHYRPKYFLVASLFRLIFKDYQFIPSKRKMCRTLLRTGYSAPRQEGILRFITRAALDLGYAIRVGILQASEHGAPQHRRRAFIMGARHGHTLPNFPLPSYCVPKPETGLRLPSSRYGDPTHQKDGNVPIVGNGIHRRVTMWDAISDLAPFEWVNPYFAIPETEASRAEDRRRRTRGETRIPVYVAVKDDRQAVGIGAGGPVPYRGDSPFTSYQQEARGSETTVSEHYTSSFKSPLFVERVVNIPLSAKADHRALPEVLKRGDFLSNVFGSGGASGYYQGAFGRYDKKAPFATILTSLRPAKKNGFCIHPDQKRMLTMRELARAQGFPDHFRFHGTVEQVNRQIGNAVVIQVSRAIGLEIKKAILKDGAI; from the exons ATGGATCCTAACAACTGGGAGAACAGTATTGACTGGGACGAATACCTCCCAGAGGCACAGATTATTCAGTCAATGGACGATATTGATCTCCAGGTTGAACACACGGACGATAACCGCCGTATTTTCCGCCTCGAGAACTTCATCGTTTATGATACAAAGACAAAACAGCTTGCCACTTTTGACATTTCGAACGTCGAGCAAATGAGTATTATCGGCAAAGCTATCCCAATATTTCCCGATATCAACGACGATGATGGTGGGAGGAGCGAGTATGGGGAGGGCGCGAGCGACGATTCCGATACCGCGCGCAGGCGGGCGCGTCCGGATGAAGAGCCCCCATATGAAATAGACCTTCAACTCTCTACTATACAAAAGGCGGATTATACCTACTTGGACGTATCTGCGGCATGCTGCGA TGGTATATACGTCCTCACGAACTACGCTTG GTATTTGCTGCAGCGACCATCCAAAATCTACGCCTCTCTATATGATCAACCGTTTCGCGAGTTCCGTCTCGTCTTGACTATTCTACGGCGAGCCTACGAAGACCCCGAGGAGAGATTATCCGAGTTTCTCCCCAAATTTCGACGACATGCCACACGTATCGACAGAAAATATACCAAAGCCACCAATTGGGGGTATCGTGAGCTACATCAGATGGACTTACAGCAATGC AGCACGAGCATTGCGCATAACATTCAAGATTTTATTCAGAATCTATCCAACGAGCTTGAAAGTACCGATGACGCTGTGCAACGCGACCTGATTCGGGTTGTTCACGACAGGTTGACACATAGTCGAATTGTGGACAAAGTGTTGGCCGGCAATCTCGCAACTATTCGCCGACGAGACGGTGACCTCGAACCTTTTATGGacccctccccccctctaagCTCCCCCCCTCGATCTGCCATCGCTGCTACTGCTACCGGAAAGGAAGTGATCGAAATAGAAGATTCGAGTGACGAGGAGATGGATGATCTAGGTGCCCGGACGGCTCGCAAGGCTAAAGTCGGACGACAAACATGCACGACCCCGATTGTCGAGCGTGCTGCTCGGAAGGTTTTCTCCCACCCGCTCAATCTGATTGGCGAACAACTCCCCGAGGTGACCTGGCGAGAATCGAGAGCCAGGGGCATGGAGGTGACTGGCAACACAAAACTCACG CGAGGTCAATGTGTGCTTGTTCCTGCAGGAATAGACAAACAAGAACCACATGAA GACTGGGCGTTCAACCAGAACAAAACAAAGTCGATCAACGATGTTGCGAACAA GTTTGCTCAGATTATTGACGCAACGAGTGATAATCTTCACGTGCGTTGGTTTGACCATAGCTCCAAAACATCCTTGCTTGCTGCCTTGGAAAGACCATTAGAGCTATTCCTGTCCCAGCGCTGTGATGACATTCGACGTGTGCATGTTAAGTGTATTATCGATGTTCGATGGCTTGGACCGGACCAAGGTGTACCAGATTATGAGGAAGGATATTACGTTCG ATTCATCCGTACATTGGATAGTTCATTTACTTGGGCCAAGCCAGACGACATCCAACTCGACCCTTCGACCCAATGCGGGACGTgcgacttggccaaggaccGACAAACTCGATTTGACAGCTCAAGTGGGACACTCACTCTTCAAGGACTTGATATCCATCGCGGGGATTTCATTGTAACCCAGCCAATACCAACCTCTCCCTGGTTCCCGAACAGCTCGATCCCACTTGATAACCGTAGAGCATATCCCGGTCAAATTTTTCAGGTCATAAGAGCCATACGCTCGGATGGTCATGGAAGAGACTGCATAGTTGGGCTAGTCCTACAGCCATTTGAGCGCGTGAGCGAACTTCGGCGCCATGGTTTCCTAGATGAGGATCATGATGCATGTCCTGGCCGCCCGGCGAACGATGAG AGACGCCTTTGCCTCATGGATTCGTGGACGAGTATACTCGAGTGGGAGACTCTGAAAGAATATCCCATGCGTAAATGCTATCTTCGACATCCCGACTCGTTTGCTTCGCACCAAGATATGAATTCTTGGATTTCCCAGAGCCCGCTTCACTTCCTAGTTGACCTTCGTGCTATGGCTACTGAGGAGGGCGCCACACCCGATCACCGTTTCCCGCAAGACCCACTCCTCCATTCTACCCAACATCTTCAGCTTCAGGAGTTCCAAAGTCTCGCAAAGCCATGCCGGAAGTGCCCAGAAGAACTAGGCAACTCTCGAGTCACCCGAATGAGAATGCTTGATATGTTTTCTGGGGCTGGTGGACTGAGTCAAGGCCTTGTCTTGTCAGGCGTGTGCGAGCCCAAGTATGCGATTGATCACGACGCAGCGGCACTCGAAACTTACAA GCAGAATTTCCCTGGGGTCAGTGCCATTCACCAAGATGTGAATGTGGCACTATCGGATACGCTCGTGGCGGCAGTTGCCGGACATGATCGTGCGCCCACTCCGAGTGATAGCGACAGCGAGGACTCCACTCTCCCGGGCCGATACGATGTCGACTTTATTTGCGCGGGCCCGCCATG CCAGAGTTTCTCTGGCGCCAACCGATTCAGAAAGGATACCGACCCTCGTACAACAATGATTATTGCGGTTATGGCTGCCGTCGACCATTATCGACCCAAATACTTTCTCGTGGCAAGTCTGTTTCGTTTAATTTTCAAAGACTACCAATTTATTCCGTCCAAAAGGAAAATGTGCCGAACGCTCTTACGAACAGGATACTCGGCCCCTCGGCAAGAG GGGATCCTCAGGTTCATAACCCGAGCTGCCCTCGATCTTGGCTATGCTATTCGAGTTGGTATTCTGCAGGCCTCTGAGCACGGAGCACCACAGCATCGACGAAGGGCGTTCATTATGGGTGCTCGTCATGGACACACACTCCCAAATTTTCCTCTCCCAAGCTACTGCGTTCCTAAACCCGAGACCGGACTGCGCCTCCCGAGCTCTCGCTATGGTGACCCTACTCACCAGAAAGATGGCAATGTGCCAATTGTTGGAAACGGGATCCATCGACGAGTCACCATGTGGGACGCAATCAGCGATCTCGCTCCATTTGAATG GGTCAATCCGTACTTTGCTATACCCGAGACCGAGGCCTCGCGAGCAGAGGACCGAAGGCGACGGACCAGAGGCGAAACCCGCATTCCGGTTTATGTTGCCGTCAAGGACGATCGGCAGGCTGTGGGTATAGGGGCGGGAGGGCCCGTTCCGTATCGAGGCGATTCGCCCTTTACATCTTACCAGCAAGAGGCGAGGGGGAGCGAGACCACGGTATCCGAACATTACACTTCGTCATTCAAGTCGCCTCTTTTCGTTGAGCG CGTTGTCAATATTCCGTTATCTGCCAAAGCCGATCATCGCG CTCTTCCCGAGGTCCTGAAGAGGGGAGATTTCCTTTCGAACGTGTTCGGCAGTGGGGGCGCTAGCGGTTACTACCAAGGCGCATTCGGGAGATATGATAAAAAGGCACCGTTTGCGACTATACTTACTTCGCTCCGACCTGCTAAAAAGAACGGGTTCTGCATTCATCCTGAT CAAAAACGCATGCTCACCATGCGCGAACTCGCACGCGCACAAGGATTTCCCGACCACTTCCGGTTCCACGGGACTGTTGAACAAGTGAACCGCCAG ATCGGCAATGCCGTCGTTATCCAAGTCTCACGCGCAATCGGACTCGAAATCAAAAAGGCAATCCTCAAAGACGGGGCCATTTAA
- a CDS encoding WD40 repeat protein, producing MSPLISSIAWVRRGKLARIELEDAQIELQRASEAAHDMENRSDEEDSSVEEDDNDDSWEDASDDDRMDEDVIDPEPKKSKSKPNAQDDPDGLAEYNLDNYDEEKIGAASGVFSNIKGLTYYRSNDEDPYITLKEDDEEAERAELQVQSTDNMIVTAKTEDEVSHLDIYIYNDNDENLYVHHDILLPSFPLCLEWLDFPPTSSSSPSTPSTTTRKLYRKAIYPSLILGRPDKSAAHVPVPLGTGKKKRKQTKARDPTPEYHVDAVLGLAWNRSHRNILASASADATVKIWDLSSGAGSTGGAGSAVRSFGVHRDKVQSVQWNTVQPEVLLTGSYDHTVRVFDSRDPGKAVGAVIGADVSLEDGNVHYFDARTLSAIPASGSLPAPTKSRFTLSAHTGAASALDINPHVRGCVATGGADKLVKIWNVEVDGDNVNASMVTSRNLEVGKVFTVGFSPDDPLTLAAAGSKAKLQVWDIGANPGARKSFGSRLPLRQGGWERTREGGGVVGVQSDDEESGEE from the exons ATGAGTCCGTTGATCAGCAGCATAGCATGGGTCCGACGGGGA AAGCTCGCACGCATTGAGCTCGAGGATGCCCAGATCGAGTTGCAGCGCGCGAGCGAGGCTGCCCATGACATGGAGAACAGGAGCGACGAGGAGGATAGTAGTGTCGAAGAGGATGATAATGATGATTCGTGGGAAGA TGCGTCTGACGATGATCGTATGGACGAAGACGTGATCGACCCCGAGCCTAAAAAGTCCAAGTCAAAGCCGAATGCTCAAGACGATCCAGACGGTCTTGCCGAGTACAATCTTGACAATTACGACGAGGAGAAGATTGGGGCCG CCTCTGGTGTATTCAGCAACATCAAAGGCCTTACTTATTATCGCTCAAACGACGAAGATCCATACATCACACTAAAAGAG GACGATGAAGAGGCAGAACGAGCCGAGCTCCAAGTCCAGTCCACAGACAACATGATCGTCACTGCCAAAACAGAGGACGAAGTCTCGCATCTCGACATATACATCTACAACGACAATGACGAAAACCTCTATGTCCACCACGACATTCTCCTCCCTTCCTTTCCTCTCTGCCTCGAATGGCTCGACTTTCCTCCCACCTCCTCGTCCTCCCCCTCGACCCcttcaacaacaacaaggaAACTTTATCGCA AGGCCATCTACCCTTCGCTCATCCTCGGCCGCCCCGACAAGTCCGCAGCGCACGTTCCCGTACCGCTCGGGACGGGCAAAAAGAAGCGCAAGCAGACCAAGGCGCGCGATCCTACGCCCGAGTACCACGTCGACGCCGTCCTCGGTCTTGCCTGGAACCGCTCGCACCGGAATATCCTCGCGAGCGCTAGCGCCGATGCTACCGTCAAGATCTGGGACTTGTCCTCGGGCGCAGGGAGTACAGGGGGTGCGGGGAGTGCGGTGAGGAGCTTTGGTGTTCATCGTGACAAGGTGCAGAGTGTCCAGTGGAACACGGTCCAGCCCGAGGTTCTCTTGACTGGAAGCTACGACCACACCGTGCGGGTGTTTGATTCGCGCGATCCGGGCAAGGCCGTTGGTGCAGTTATCGGTGCTGAT GTCTCGCTGGAAGACGGAAACGTCCACTATTTCGATGCCCGAACGCTTTCTGCGATCCCCGCTTCAGGATCCCTCCCCGCGCCAACCAAGTCCCGGTTCACGCTCTCGGCCCATACGGGCGCTGCATCCGCCCTCGACATTAACCCCCACGTACGAGGCTGCGTCGCGACCGGCGGAGCAGACAAGCTCGTCAAAATCTGGAACGTCGAGGTCGACGGGGATAATGTCAACGCGAGCATGGTCACGAGCCGCAATCTCGAAGTC GGCAAAGTCTTCACGGTCGGATTCTCGCCCGACGATCCGTTGACGCTGGCCGCAGCCGGATCCAAGGCAAAACTCCAAGTCTGGGATATCGGCGCTAACCCGGGAGCGAGAAAGTCGTTTGGCTCGCGCTTGCCCCTGCGTCAAGGTGGGTGGGAGAGAACACGCGAGGGAGGCGGTGTGGTAGGTGTGCAAAGCGATGACGAGGAAAGCGGGGAGGAATAG
- a CDS encoding Peptidase family M28 protein, producing the protein MVRLAPLAVAASLTSCACASFIDDTINALKLPLSSEKLQNDIKLPALKTHAKLLQSFADKSNGTRVFGSKGHNSSVDYVATIAKLAGYDVQRQTFPHEYSEVLTQKFVANAPININAMTYSPSTPLGGITVPLVLIPGPDAAPSAGCTPADFASVDAKGKIALIQRGGCNFAIKNENAKNAGAVGVVVYNNVEGAISGTLGASNPTAYVPIGGITKAEGETLAQRLSSGQPISATLDINIFVEQRYSSNVIATSKAGNQSNIVFIGSHLDSVTAGAGINDNGSGSITVLELAIQLAKYKLKNAVRFAWWTAEEYGLVGSDPNYVIAVYDGDGSAGINPGPTPPGSGAIEKVFTDYFKSKKIPSVPTEFSGRSDYGPFIAEGVNIPAGGLFTGAEGVKTEEQAKLFSGTAGVAYDVNYHGKGDTYSNLNFTAFEINAKASAHAIATFIQSTKVVDDEKATAGASPKVAAKIAAEPNDALVAQGKDLCAGELA; encoded by the exons ATGGTCCGACTTGCCCCTTTGGCCGTTGCTGCGTCTTTGACGTCATGCGCATGTGCAAGCTTCATTGATGATACCATTAATGCATTAAAACTTCCTTTGAGCTCAGAGAAGTTGCAGAAT GACATCAAGCTTCCAGCACTCAAGACTCACGCTAAGCTCCTCCAGAGCTTTGCGGACAAGTCCAATGGAACTCGTGTCTTTGGTTCAAAAGGACACAATTCCTCTGTTG ACTATGTGGCTACTATTGCGAAATTGGCTGGTTACGATGTGCAACGACAGACATTCCCACACGAATATTCAGAGGTCCTTACTCAGAAATTTGTGGCTAATGCACCTATTAATATCAATGCCATGACT TATTCACCCTCCACTCCTCTCGGAGGCATTACTGTTCCTCTCGTTCTGATTCCCGGCCCCGATGCCGCCCCATCAGCTGGATGTACGCCAGCGGACTTTGCTAGTGTCGATGCCAAGGGAAAGATTGCACTCATTCAACGCGGTGGATGTAATTTTGCTATTAAGAATGAGAATGCCAAGAATGCGGGAGCTGTCGGCGTTGTTG TGTACAATAATGTTGAGGGTGCTATCTCTGGTACTCTTGGTGCCTCAAACCCCACTGCATATGTCCCAATCGGAGGCATCACCAAAGCAGAGGGGGAAACACTTGCTCAACGATTGTCGTCTGGTCAACCCATTTCAGCCACGCTCGATATCAATATTTTTGTGGAACAGAGGTATAGCAGCAACGTGATTGCCACTTCCAAAGCGGGTAATCAGAGCAACATTGTTTTCATCGGCTCCCATCTCGACTCGGTTACAGCTGGTGCTGGTATTAATGACAATGGATCTG GTTCAATCACTGTTCTCGAACTTGCTATCCAACTTGCCAAGTACAAACTCAAGAACGCAGTCCGCTTTGCTTGGTGGACTGCGGAAGAGTATGGCTTGGTTGGATCAGA TCCGAACTATGTGATTGCTGTGTATGATGGTGACGGCTCTGCCGGAATCAATCCCGGCCCAAC TCCCCCCGGCTCTGGCGCCATCGAGAAGGTGTTCACCGATTACTTCAAATCGAAGAAAATTCCGAGCGTGCCAACTGAATTTAGTGGTCGTTCTGACTACGGCCCTTTTATTGCCGAAGGAGTAAACATCCCCGCTGGTGGGCTATTCACTGGTGCAGAAGGCGTCAAGACCGAAGAGCAGGCCAAGTTGTTCAGCGGAACGGCTGGAGTCGCATACGACGTCAACTACCATGGCAAGGGTGATACCTACAGCAACCTCAATTTTACGGCCTTCGAAATCAACGCCAAA GCTTCTGCACATGCTATCGCTACGTTCATCCAGTCTACGAAGGTAGTCGATGACGAAAAAGCTACCGCTGGTGCCTCACCCAAAGTAGCTGCCAAGATCGCTGCTGAGCCGAACGACGCTCTCGTTGCCCAGGGTAAAGACCTTTGCGCCGGAGAACTCGCATGA